One genomic window of Capricornis sumatraensis isolate serow.1 chromosome 15, serow.2, whole genome shotgun sequence includes the following:
- the LOC138091807 gene encoding vomeromodulin-like has protein sequence MNENTERSKSCGIELSDVNECKNSTGLFNYQVRSSRISAEGLSILYCAYFNQNKSPVPGSYLPPDPKNVNAAVILSRMMLREIVTKSAKESSVKINNLEAAITKIVYYHLPNNKINAAYWVNVERDGENIATGQTNVTISHASEISNNKIKTTIKIVSAKHSVTPPEAEEEERDALREVLKKVIFAVTGNLNQWNIPLGAIPNSLNSAKLQVLKSNDFQATN, from the exons ATGAACGAGAAT ACTGAACGATCCAAATCATGTGGCATTGAGCTCAGTGATGTCAACGAATGCAAGAACT CTACTGGCTTGTTCAACTACCAAGTTAGAAGTTCCAGGATTTCTGCAGAGGGTCTTTCAATCCTCTACTGT GCCTACTTTAACCAAAATAAATCCCCTGTGCCTGGAAGCTACCTTCCTCCAGATCCTAAAAATGTCAACGCTGCCGTGATTTTGTCCCGAATGATGCTCAGGGAGATTGTCACTAAAAGTGCCAAGGAGAGCTCTGTCAAG ATAAACAACCTGGAAGCAGCGATCACCAAAATCGTTTACTACCACCTGCCAAACAACAAAATCAACGCCGCCTACTGGGTCAACGTGGAAAGGGATGGTGAGAACATAGCCACTGGGCAGACG AATGTCACCATCTCCCATGCAAGTGAGATTTCaaacaacaaaatcaaaacaacCATCAAGATTGTCAG TGCTAAACACAGCGTGACACCCCCTGAGGCT gaggaggaagaaagagatgcGCTACGTGAAGTTCTGAAGAAAGTTATATTTGCTGTTACTG GCAATCTAAATCAATGGAATATTCCACTAGGAGCAATCCCAAATTCTCTAAACAGTGCCAAGCTTCAAGTGCTTAAATCg AATGATTTTCAAGCCACAAACTAA